One window from the genome of Andrena cerasifolii isolate SP2316 chromosome 3, iyAndCera1_principal, whole genome shotgun sequence encodes:
- the LOC143366922 gene encoding putative ATP-dependent RNA helicase DHX34 isoform X3, with protein sequence MTSRYEFNKAKNEYQYDGRRRKDNYAYSKSPSKISSNNQTREGCSSRENHNKSDKDYEDIYFSKYKHELNKIFSGNLNVVQDVEDFWRFVNKYEAIQKKLCTPYTLPDFSLNTIGIPKAYHKLHCINFQLSFNFNELFARVPPIEALTREQLLKFQSVIVLYLDFKQKEKFAKLKKLRESQANLPVNQHKQEIVEAIKKERVVIIAGDTGCGKSTQVPQYLYAAGFQKIGCTQPRRIACISLAKRVAFETLTENRSDVGYQIRFEKQRNQETRITFITEGLLLRQLSGESELLPYDVIVLDEVHERHLHGDFLLGIMKCVIDQRHDLKLVLMSATINIELFSNYFAKEDVKVIQVPGRLYPIQLFYRPVTIEDIRYKNDRFNPSPYIQILQLVDQKYPVTEKGDLLIFLSGMSEITAVVDAAKEYSQKKNNWIVLPLHSTLSISEQDKVFDYVPDGVRKCIVSTNIAETSITIDGIRFVIDSGKVKEMSYDPSCKMQRLKEFWISKASAEQRKGRAGRTGPGVCYRLYSEEEYMALEKYATPELQRVPLDCLLLQMIAMGLPDARKFPFIEPPPAESIENSILSLKEHGALTDNEKLTCIGKTLARLPVDITIGKMLIMGSIFHQVEPVLSLAAALSIQTPFTNRAYRDSECETSRKKLESDHGDPITLLNAFREWLEVKQQSSQESRGSGSNSRKWCRRRGLEEQRFYEMTKLRTQFKELLQDCSLLKSLPEPNSSMTSTERAMRHGELKLLKSLKRTYKQSAPRKRKQLKLESFDIQLEDNDQDDGEIDIKDVEFRMRNDPNQVQNLLTAATACSYKDLTMLKLILCSGLYPQFSSADEFNYCKSTSEQLFHTKAKPYVALHPMSFFGNHPQILQLEEADIVSIPGFKSKTPVSSKHTILAYLSLLETTKPYLVNTLRMPAAQTLLLFAHEVDTNSTFSIFKLQ encoded by the exons ATGACTTCACGATATGAATTTAATAAAGCTAAGAACGAATATCAATACGATGGTAGGCGAAGAAAAGATAATTATGCCTACTCAAAATCACCGTCTAAAATAAGTTCGAATAATCAGACTAGGGAAGGTTGTTCCTCTCGAGAAAACCATAATAAATCTGACAAAGATTACGAAGatatttatttcagtaaatACAAGCATGAACTGAACAAAATATTCTCAGGGAACTTAAATGTAGTACAAGATGTCGAAGATTTCTGGAGATTTGTTAATAAGTACGAAGCTATACAGAAGAAGCTCTGTACACCTTATACCTTGCCTGACTTTTCTTTGAATACAATTGGTATCCCTAAAGCGTACCACAAGCTGCACTGCATAAATTTTCAACTAAGTTTCAATTTCAATGAACTATTCGCACGTGTTCCTCCGATCGAAGCCTTAACAAGAGAGCAATTGTTAAAGTTTCAGAGcgtaattgttttatatttggACTTTAAGCAGAAAGAAAAGTTCGCTAAGTTGAAGAAGCTCAGAGAATCCCAAGCGAACTTGCCAGTTAATCAGCATAAGCAGGAGATCGTCGAAGCAATAAAGAAAGAACGGGTAGTTATTATAGCTGGCGATACCGGCTGCGGAAAGTCCACCCAAGTGCCTCAATATTTATACGCAGCAGGTTTCCAGAAAATTG GTTGCACGCAACCCAGAAGAATAGCATGTATATCTTTAGCTAAGCGTGTAGCTTTCGAGACATTAACAGAGAACCGCAGTGATGTCGGCTATCAGATCCGTTTCGAGAAACAAAGGAATCAAGAAACCAGAATTACCTTTATAACAGAAGGTCTCCTGTTAAGACAG TTATCTGGCGAGTCTGAATTATTGCCTTACGATGTAATTGTGCTGGATGAAGTACACGAACGTCATTTACATGGAGACTTTCTCCTTGGCATCATGAAGTGTGTTATTGATCAAAGACATGATTTAAAACTAGTATTAATGTCCGCGACTATTAATATCGAACTGTTTAGTAACTATTTTGCGAAGGAAGATGTTAAAGTAATACAG GTTCCTGGAAGATTGTATCCTATTCAGTTATTCTATAGACCCGTTACTATAGAAGATATTCGATACAAAAACGACAGATTCAATCCGAGTCCTTACATACAAATATTGCAACTAGTTGATCAGAAATATCCAG TGACCGAGAAAGGcgatttgttaatatttttaagcGGGATGAGTGAAATTACAGCAGTCGTGGATGCAGCTAAAGAATACAGCCAGAAGAAGAATAATTGGATCGTTTTACCGCTTCATAGCACTTTATCTATCAGTGAGCaagataaa GTATTTGATTACGTTCCTGACGGGGTGAGGAAGTGCATTGTGTCTACTAATATAGCCGAGACTTCTATTACCATAGACGGGATCAGATTTGTTATTGATAGTGGGAAAGTGAAGGAGATGAGTTACGATCCATCGTGTAAAATGCAGAGGCTCAAAGAATTTTGGATCAGCAAAGCTAGCGCAGAACAACGGAAAGGAAGAGCTGGTAGAACTGGGCCCGGAGTGTGTTACAG ATTGTACTCGGAAGAAGAATACATGGCTTTAGAAAAGTATGCAACGCCAGAATTGCAACGAGTGCCTTTAGATTGTTTACTTTTACAAATGATAGCCATGGGGCTTCCGGACGCACGAAAATTTCCATTCATTGAACCACCACCAGCGGAGAGCATAGAGAACTCTATATTATCCTTAAAGGAGCAT GGTGCGCTTACGGACAATGAGAAactaacatgtataggaaaaacgCTTGCACGCCTGCCTGTTGACATAACAATAGGCAAAATGTTAATAATGGGCTCAATATTTCATCAGGTAGAACCAGTATTGTCGCTAGCCGCTGCTTTGAGCATACAGACACCATTTACGAATAGGGCGTACAGGGATTCAGAGTGCGAG ACatccagaaaaaaattggagtccGATCACGGGGATCCAATAACGCTGCTAAATGCGTTTCGGGAGTGGTTAGAAGTGAAACAACAAAGTTCTCAAGAGTCCAGGGGTAGTGGAAGTAACAGTAGGAAATGGTGTAGAAGAAGAGGCTTAGAGGAACAAAGATTCTACGAAATGACAAAATTGAGAACTCAATTTAAGGAATTACTTCAG GattgtagtttattaaaaagccTCCCGGAGCCAAACTCTTCTATGACGAGTACAGAGCGCGCTATGAGGCACGGAGAATTAAAGCTtctgaaatctttgaaaagaaCTTATAAACAAAGCGCGCCTAGGAAGCGAAAGCAATTAAAGCTGGAGTCCTTTGATATACAGTTGGAAGATAACGATCAGGATGACGGTGAAATTGATATAAAAGATGTGGAGTTTCGAATGAGAAATGATCCGAATCAAGTTCAGAATCTATTAACAGCAGCTACTGCGTGTAGTTACAAAGACTTAACGATGCTGAAATTAATATTATGCAGTGGTTTATATCCACAGTTTTCAAGTGCCGATGAATTCAATTATTGTAAG tCAACAAGTGAACAATTATTTCACACAAAAGCAAAACCATACGTTGCCTTACATCCGATGAGTTTCTTTGGGAATCATCCGCAGATATTGCAATTAGAGGAAGCCGATATTGTGTCAATACCAGGATTCAAAAGCAAAACTCCTGTTAGTTCGAAGCATACAATATTAGCGTATCT ATCTCTtttggaaacaacgaaaccataTTTGGTGAATACACTTAGAATGCCAGCTGCGCAAACGTTACTTTTATTCGCCCATGAAGTTGACACCAACAGTACATTTTCAAT ATTCAAGCTCCAGTAA
- the Pig-v gene encoding phosphatidylinositol glycan anchor biosynthesis class V, whose amino-acid sequence MYKPQRQVFWFAIISRVTVLILQFAFNCLCPDHSADAFRSPIDNSDRVSLPDNIVTFLFGGLARWDGQYFIHIAKYGYTYENSLAFYPLYPILIRIVAMFIRKIFFTLNIHSSIIIAAILVNTTCFVKSAIIFYDLSKTVLQKTSVAYKAAILYCVNPASIFFSAVYTESLFAYLTYYSILRSIKLDQYVHFPIGLSILTRSNGMINIGFPIYFGLKHLCHRFTAKHENLSFKTLIQFAFTISTLQSFCSMCNTIIISIAPFVLLQIYNYIIFCVPRSNEISVPEHIANYSAANNLILLGSDKVEWCHAKIPIAYSYIQKKYWNVGFFSYYEIKQIPNFILAFPILYIMIKCIKEYFNEHRKYLCTLGFIDDVKNKRSIEAKKYPIEMLVFVIHGLFLTIFCILFVHIQVSTRLICSASPLVYWYCALTISNEHRCNDDAAYENEEHVYSRWKVFFFKQKKYVLKDKLILSYFLGYTVLGCFMFANFLPWT is encoded by the coding sequence CATTTAGAAGCCCTATCGATAATTCCGATAGAGTTTCATTGCCTGATAATatagttacatttttatttgGTGGTCTCGCAAGATGGGATGGCCAGTACTTTATACATATCGCTAAGTACGGCTATACGTACGAAAACAGTTTAGCCTTTTATCCATTATACCCCATCTTAATTCGAATTGTTGCCAtgtttataagaaaaatattcttCACGCTGAATATTCATAGTTCTATAATTATCGCAGCTATATTGGTTAATACCACATGCTTTGTAAAATCTGCCATTATATTTTACGATCTCAGTAAGACAGTATTACAGAAGACAAGCGTGGCCTATAAGGCAGCAATACTTTATTGCGTAAACCCAgcttctatatttttctctgctgTTTACACAGAGTCTTTATTTGCTTATTTGACGTACTATAGTATATTGAGATCGATTAAATTGGATCAATACGTACATTTTCCGATTGGTTTATCTATTCTTACAAGATCGAACGGCATGATCAACATAGGTTTTCCTATATACTTTGGATTGAAACACTTGTGCCATAGATTCACGGCAAAGCACGAAAATCTTTCATTCAAGACGCTAATTCAGTTTGCATTTACAATATCTACTTTACAAAGCTTCTGTTCAATGTGTAACACGATAATTATTTCGATTGCTCCGTTTGTTTTGTTACAAATATATAACTATATTATATTTTGCGTTCCTCGTTCTAATGAAATATCTGTTCCCGAACATATTGCTAATTATAGCGcagcgaataatttaatattactaGGCAGCGACAAAGTAGAATGGTGTCACGCTAAAATCCCAATAGCATACTCTTACATACAAAAGAAATATTGGAATGTAGGATTTTTCAGTTACTATGAAATAAAGCAAATACCAAACTTCATACTAGCATTTCCGATACTGTATATCATGATTAAATGTATCAAAGAATACTTCAATGAGCACAGAAAGTATTTGTGCACATTGGGATTTATCGACGATGTTAAAAATAAGCGTTCCATTGAAGCGAAGAAATATCCAATTGAAATGTTAGTGTTTGTTATTCACGGTTTATTCTTAACTATATTTTGCATTCTTTTTGTGCACATTCAAGTAAGTACACGTTTAATATGTTCAGCAAGTCCGTTAGTATATTGGTATTGTGCTTTAACTATATCCAATGAACATCGGTGTAACGATGACGCTGCGTATGAAAATGAAGAACATGTATATTCTAGATGGAAAGTATTCTTCTTTAAACAAAAGAAATACGTTTTGAAAGATAAACTTATACTATCTTACTTTCTAGGATACACGGTTTTAGGTTGTTTTATGTTTGCAAACTTTTTACCATGGACATAA
- the LOC143366922 gene encoding putative ATP-dependent RNA helicase DHX34 isoform X2: MTSRYEFNKAKNEYQYDGRRRKDNYAYSKSPSKISSNNQTREGCSSRENHNKSDKDYEDIYFSKYKHELNKIFSGNLNVVQDVEDFWRFVNKYEAIQKKLCTPYTLPDFSLNTIGIPKAYHKLHCINFQLSFNFNELFARVPPIEALTREQLLKFQSVIVLYLDFKQKEKFAKLKKLRESQANLPVNQHKQEIVEAIKKERVVIIAGDTGCGKSTQVPQYLYAAGFQKIGCTQPRRIACISLAKRVAFETLTENRSDVGYQIRFEKQRNQETRITFITEGLLLRQLSGESELLPYDVIVLDEVHERHLHGDFLLGIMKCVIDQRHDLKLVLMSATINIELFSNYFAKEDVKVIQVPGRLYPIQLFYRPVTIEDIRYKNDRFNPSPYIQILQLVDQKYPVTEKGDLLIFLSGMSEITAVVDAAKEYSQKKNNWIVLPLHSTLSISEQDKVFDYVPDGVRKCIVSTNIAETSITIDGIRFVIDSGKVKEMSYDPSCKMQRLKEFWISKASAEQRKGRAGRTGPGVCYRLYSEEEYMALEKYATPELQRVPLDCLLLQMIAMGLPDARKFPFIEPPPAESIENSILSLKEHGALTDNEKLTCIGKTLARLPVDITIGKMLIMGSIFHQVEPVLSLAAALSIQTPFTNRAYRDSECETSRKKLESDHGDPITLLNAFREWLEVKQQSSQESRGSGSNSRKWCRRRGLEEQRFYEMTKLRTQFKELLQDCSLLKSLPEPNSSMTSTERAMRHGELKLLKSLKRTYKQSAPRKRKQLKLESFDIQLEDNDQDDGEIDIKDVEFRMRNDPNQVQNLLTAATACSYKDLTMLKLILCSGLYPQFSSADEFNYCKSTSEQLFHTKAKPYVALHPMSFFGNHPQILQLEEADIVSIPGFKSKTPVSSKHTILAYLSLLETTKPYLVNTLRMPAAQTLLLFAHEVDTNSTFSMIACDSWLALEFPMPDSGQTLLMKATKLRNKWDFLLNQQLQGIN; this comes from the exons ATGACTTCACGATATGAATTTAATAAAGCTAAGAACGAATATCAATACGATGGTAGGCGAAGAAAAGATAATTATGCCTACTCAAAATCACCGTCTAAAATAAGTTCGAATAATCAGACTAGGGAAGGTTGTTCCTCTCGAGAAAACCATAATAAATCTGACAAAGATTACGAAGatatttatttcagtaaatACAAGCATGAACTGAACAAAATATTCTCAGGGAACTTAAATGTAGTACAAGATGTCGAAGATTTCTGGAGATTTGTTAATAAGTACGAAGCTATACAGAAGAAGCTCTGTACACCTTATACCTTGCCTGACTTTTCTTTGAATACAATTGGTATCCCTAAAGCGTACCACAAGCTGCACTGCATAAATTTTCAACTAAGTTTCAATTTCAATGAACTATTCGCACGTGTTCCTCCGATCGAAGCCTTAACAAGAGAGCAATTGTTAAAGTTTCAGAGcgtaattgttttatatttggACTTTAAGCAGAAAGAAAAGTTCGCTAAGTTGAAGAAGCTCAGAGAATCCCAAGCGAACTTGCCAGTTAATCAGCATAAGCAGGAGATCGTCGAAGCAATAAAGAAAGAACGGGTAGTTATTATAGCTGGCGATACCGGCTGCGGAAAGTCCACCCAAGTGCCTCAATATTTATACGCAGCAGGTTTCCAGAAAATTG GTTGCACGCAACCCAGAAGAATAGCATGTATATCTTTAGCTAAGCGTGTAGCTTTCGAGACATTAACAGAGAACCGCAGTGATGTCGGCTATCAGATCCGTTTCGAGAAACAAAGGAATCAAGAAACCAGAATTACCTTTATAACAGAAGGTCTCCTGTTAAGACAG TTATCTGGCGAGTCTGAATTATTGCCTTACGATGTAATTGTGCTGGATGAAGTACACGAACGTCATTTACATGGAGACTTTCTCCTTGGCATCATGAAGTGTGTTATTGATCAAAGACATGATTTAAAACTAGTATTAATGTCCGCGACTATTAATATCGAACTGTTTAGTAACTATTTTGCGAAGGAAGATGTTAAAGTAATACAG GTTCCTGGAAGATTGTATCCTATTCAGTTATTCTATAGACCCGTTACTATAGAAGATATTCGATACAAAAACGACAGATTCAATCCGAGTCCTTACATACAAATATTGCAACTAGTTGATCAGAAATATCCAG TGACCGAGAAAGGcgatttgttaatatttttaagcGGGATGAGTGAAATTACAGCAGTCGTGGATGCAGCTAAAGAATACAGCCAGAAGAAGAATAATTGGATCGTTTTACCGCTTCATAGCACTTTATCTATCAGTGAGCaagataaa GTATTTGATTACGTTCCTGACGGGGTGAGGAAGTGCATTGTGTCTACTAATATAGCCGAGACTTCTATTACCATAGACGGGATCAGATTTGTTATTGATAGTGGGAAAGTGAAGGAGATGAGTTACGATCCATCGTGTAAAATGCAGAGGCTCAAAGAATTTTGGATCAGCAAAGCTAGCGCAGAACAACGGAAAGGAAGAGCTGGTAGAACTGGGCCCGGAGTGTGTTACAG ATTGTACTCGGAAGAAGAATACATGGCTTTAGAAAAGTATGCAACGCCAGAATTGCAACGAGTGCCTTTAGATTGTTTACTTTTACAAATGATAGCCATGGGGCTTCCGGACGCACGAAAATTTCCATTCATTGAACCACCACCAGCGGAGAGCATAGAGAACTCTATATTATCCTTAAAGGAGCAT GGTGCGCTTACGGACAATGAGAAactaacatgtataggaaaaacgCTTGCACGCCTGCCTGTTGACATAACAATAGGCAAAATGTTAATAATGGGCTCAATATTTCATCAGGTAGAACCAGTATTGTCGCTAGCCGCTGCTTTGAGCATACAGACACCATTTACGAATAGGGCGTACAGGGATTCAGAGTGCGAG ACatccagaaaaaaattggagtccGATCACGGGGATCCAATAACGCTGCTAAATGCGTTTCGGGAGTGGTTAGAAGTGAAACAACAAAGTTCTCAAGAGTCCAGGGGTAGTGGAAGTAACAGTAGGAAATGGTGTAGAAGAAGAGGCTTAGAGGAACAAAGATTCTACGAAATGACAAAATTGAGAACTCAATTTAAGGAATTACTTCAG GattgtagtttattaaaaagccTCCCGGAGCCAAACTCTTCTATGACGAGTACAGAGCGCGCTATGAGGCACGGAGAATTAAAGCTtctgaaatctttgaaaagaaCTTATAAACAAAGCGCGCCTAGGAAGCGAAAGCAATTAAAGCTGGAGTCCTTTGATATACAGTTGGAAGATAACGATCAGGATGACGGTGAAATTGATATAAAAGATGTGGAGTTTCGAATGAGAAATGATCCGAATCAAGTTCAGAATCTATTAACAGCAGCTACTGCGTGTAGTTACAAAGACTTAACGATGCTGAAATTAATATTATGCAGTGGTTTATATCCACAGTTTTCAAGTGCCGATGAATTCAATTATTGTAAG tCAACAAGTGAACAATTATTTCACACAAAAGCAAAACCATACGTTGCCTTACATCCGATGAGTTTCTTTGGGAATCATCCGCAGATATTGCAATTAGAGGAAGCCGATATTGTGTCAATACCAGGATTCAAAAGCAAAACTCCTGTTAGTTCGAAGCATACAATATTAGCGTATCT ATCTCTtttggaaacaacgaaaccataTTTGGTGAATACACTTAGAATGCCAGCTGCGCAAACGTTACTTTTATTCGCCCATGAAGTTGACACCAACAGTACATTTTCAAT GATCGCATGTGATTCGTGGTTagcattagaatttcctatGCCCGATAGTGGTCAAACATTATTAATGAAAGCTACCAAATTACGAAATAAGTGGGACTTTTTATTAAATCAGCAATTACAAGGTATTAattag
- the LOC143366922 gene encoding putative ATP-dependent RNA helicase DHX34 isoform X1 — MTSRYEFNKAKNEYQYDGRRRKDNYAYSKSPSKISSNNQTREGCSSRENHNKSDKDYEDIYFSKYKHELNKIFSGNLNVVQDVEDFWRFVNKYEAIQKKLCTPYTLPDFSLNTIGIPKAYHKLHCINFQLSFNFNELFARVPPIEALTREQLLKFQSVIVLYLDFKQKEKFAKLKKLRESQANLPVNQHKQEIVEAIKKERVVIIAGDTGCGKSTQVPQYLYAAGFQKIGCTQPRRIACISLAKRVAFETLTENRSDVGYQIRFEKQRNQETRITFITEGLLLRQLSGESELLPYDVIVLDEVHERHLHGDFLLGIMKCVIDQRHDLKLVLMSATINIELFSNYFAKEDVKVIQVPGRLYPIQLFYRPVTIEDIRYKNDRFNPSPYIQILQLVDQKYPVTEKGDLLIFLSGMSEITAVVDAAKEYSQKKNNWIVLPLHSTLSISEQDKVFDYVPDGVRKCIVSTNIAETSITIDGIRFVIDSGKVKEMSYDPSCKMQRLKEFWISKASAEQRKGRAGRTGPGVCYRLYSEEEYMALEKYATPELQRVPLDCLLLQMIAMGLPDARKFPFIEPPPAESIENSILSLKEHGALTDNEKLTCIGKTLARLPVDITIGKMLIMGSIFHQVEPVLSLAAALSIQTPFTNRAYRDSECETSRKKLESDHGDPITLLNAFREWLEVKQQSSQESRGSGSNSRKWCRRRGLEEQRFYEMTKLRTQFKELLQDCSLLKSLPEPNSSMTSTERAMRHGELKLLKSLKRTYKQSAPRKRKQLKLESFDIQLEDNDQDDGEIDIKDVEFRMRNDPNQVQNLLTAATACSYKDLTMLKLILCSGLYPQFSSADEFNYCKSTSEQLFHTKAKPYVALHPMSFFGNHPQILQLEEADIVSIPGFKSKTPVSSKHTILAYLSLLETTKPYLVNTLRMPAAQTLLLFAHEVDTNSTFSMIACDSWLALEFPMPDSGQTLLMKATKLRNKWDFLLNQQLQDSSSSNSEKKDFSEIEYTLTQELIEYMHTTIPYTVKRLLPADLKTIYVGSGENDISINPNPFQPDFPVIANSIKGGVRVTNIVTYNCLRETEWSEKLATEMLEVEWHCQNCEMQAILTNIEKLQHQETCTKQHTKEIEKLPFCIKRKPNTQAYECPDCKQTFYLTPIEILKHKKSHIK, encoded by the exons ATGACTTCACGATATGAATTTAATAAAGCTAAGAACGAATATCAATACGATGGTAGGCGAAGAAAAGATAATTATGCCTACTCAAAATCACCGTCTAAAATAAGTTCGAATAATCAGACTAGGGAAGGTTGTTCCTCTCGAGAAAACCATAATAAATCTGACAAAGATTACGAAGatatttatttcagtaaatACAAGCATGAACTGAACAAAATATTCTCAGGGAACTTAAATGTAGTACAAGATGTCGAAGATTTCTGGAGATTTGTTAATAAGTACGAAGCTATACAGAAGAAGCTCTGTACACCTTATACCTTGCCTGACTTTTCTTTGAATACAATTGGTATCCCTAAAGCGTACCACAAGCTGCACTGCATAAATTTTCAACTAAGTTTCAATTTCAATGAACTATTCGCACGTGTTCCTCCGATCGAAGCCTTAACAAGAGAGCAATTGTTAAAGTTTCAGAGcgtaattgttttatatttggACTTTAAGCAGAAAGAAAAGTTCGCTAAGTTGAAGAAGCTCAGAGAATCCCAAGCGAACTTGCCAGTTAATCAGCATAAGCAGGAGATCGTCGAAGCAATAAAGAAAGAACGGGTAGTTATTATAGCTGGCGATACCGGCTGCGGAAAGTCCACCCAAGTGCCTCAATATTTATACGCAGCAGGTTTCCAGAAAATTG GTTGCACGCAACCCAGAAGAATAGCATGTATATCTTTAGCTAAGCGTGTAGCTTTCGAGACATTAACAGAGAACCGCAGTGATGTCGGCTATCAGATCCGTTTCGAGAAACAAAGGAATCAAGAAACCAGAATTACCTTTATAACAGAAGGTCTCCTGTTAAGACAG TTATCTGGCGAGTCTGAATTATTGCCTTACGATGTAATTGTGCTGGATGAAGTACACGAACGTCATTTACATGGAGACTTTCTCCTTGGCATCATGAAGTGTGTTATTGATCAAAGACATGATTTAAAACTAGTATTAATGTCCGCGACTATTAATATCGAACTGTTTAGTAACTATTTTGCGAAGGAAGATGTTAAAGTAATACAG GTTCCTGGAAGATTGTATCCTATTCAGTTATTCTATAGACCCGTTACTATAGAAGATATTCGATACAAAAACGACAGATTCAATCCGAGTCCTTACATACAAATATTGCAACTAGTTGATCAGAAATATCCAG TGACCGAGAAAGGcgatttgttaatatttttaagcGGGATGAGTGAAATTACAGCAGTCGTGGATGCAGCTAAAGAATACAGCCAGAAGAAGAATAATTGGATCGTTTTACCGCTTCATAGCACTTTATCTATCAGTGAGCaagataaa GTATTTGATTACGTTCCTGACGGGGTGAGGAAGTGCATTGTGTCTACTAATATAGCCGAGACTTCTATTACCATAGACGGGATCAGATTTGTTATTGATAGTGGGAAAGTGAAGGAGATGAGTTACGATCCATCGTGTAAAATGCAGAGGCTCAAAGAATTTTGGATCAGCAAAGCTAGCGCAGAACAACGGAAAGGAAGAGCTGGTAGAACTGGGCCCGGAGTGTGTTACAG ATTGTACTCGGAAGAAGAATACATGGCTTTAGAAAAGTATGCAACGCCAGAATTGCAACGAGTGCCTTTAGATTGTTTACTTTTACAAATGATAGCCATGGGGCTTCCGGACGCACGAAAATTTCCATTCATTGAACCACCACCAGCGGAGAGCATAGAGAACTCTATATTATCCTTAAAGGAGCAT GGTGCGCTTACGGACAATGAGAAactaacatgtataggaaaaacgCTTGCACGCCTGCCTGTTGACATAACAATAGGCAAAATGTTAATAATGGGCTCAATATTTCATCAGGTAGAACCAGTATTGTCGCTAGCCGCTGCTTTGAGCATACAGACACCATTTACGAATAGGGCGTACAGGGATTCAGAGTGCGAG ACatccagaaaaaaattggagtccGATCACGGGGATCCAATAACGCTGCTAAATGCGTTTCGGGAGTGGTTAGAAGTGAAACAACAAAGTTCTCAAGAGTCCAGGGGTAGTGGAAGTAACAGTAGGAAATGGTGTAGAAGAAGAGGCTTAGAGGAACAAAGATTCTACGAAATGACAAAATTGAGAACTCAATTTAAGGAATTACTTCAG GattgtagtttattaaaaagccTCCCGGAGCCAAACTCTTCTATGACGAGTACAGAGCGCGCTATGAGGCACGGAGAATTAAAGCTtctgaaatctttgaaaagaaCTTATAAACAAAGCGCGCCTAGGAAGCGAAAGCAATTAAAGCTGGAGTCCTTTGATATACAGTTGGAAGATAACGATCAGGATGACGGTGAAATTGATATAAAAGATGTGGAGTTTCGAATGAGAAATGATCCGAATCAAGTTCAGAATCTATTAACAGCAGCTACTGCGTGTAGTTACAAAGACTTAACGATGCTGAAATTAATATTATGCAGTGGTTTATATCCACAGTTTTCAAGTGCCGATGAATTCAATTATTGTAAG tCAACAAGTGAACAATTATTTCACACAAAAGCAAAACCATACGTTGCCTTACATCCGATGAGTTTCTTTGGGAATCATCCGCAGATATTGCAATTAGAGGAAGCCGATATTGTGTCAATACCAGGATTCAAAAGCAAAACTCCTGTTAGTTCGAAGCATACAATATTAGCGTATCT ATCTCTtttggaaacaacgaaaccataTTTGGTGAATACACTTAGAATGCCAGCTGCGCAAACGTTACTTTTATTCGCCCATGAAGTTGACACCAACAGTACATTTTCAAT GATCGCATGTGATTCGTGGTTagcattagaatttcctatGCCCGATAGTGGTCAAACATTATTAATGAAAGCTACCAAATTACGAAATAAGTGGGACTTTTTATTAAATCAGCAATTACAAG ATTCAAGCTCCAGTAACAGCGAGAAAAAAGATTTCAGCGAAATTGAATACACACTTACTCAGGAACTAATCGAATACATGCACACCACAATTCCATATACAGTGAAACGACTTCTACCGGCTGATCTTAAGACAATATACGTGGGAAGCGGTGAAAATGATATATCCATAAATCCAAATCCATTTCAACCCGACTTTCCAGTAATTGCTAATTCAATCAAAGGAGGTGTTCGTGTAACGAATATCGTTACGTATAATTG TTTGAGAGAAACTGAATGGAGTGAAAAGCTCGCCACAGAAATGCTAGAAGTAGAATGGCATTGTCAGAATTGCGAAATGCAGGCAATCCTCACGAACATAGAAAAGTTACAGCATCAAGAAACTTGTACAAAACAGCACACAAAGGAAATTGAGAAACTGCCTTTCTGCATAAAACGTAAACCAAACACACAAGCATACGAATGCCCTGATTGCAAACAAACATTTTACCTGACACCGATTGAAATACTCAAGCATAAGAAGTCTCACATTAAATAA